A stretch of the Halomonas sp. CH40 genome encodes the following:
- a CDS encoding ATP-dependent zinc protease, with amino-acid sequence MAIAQYIAKRLNGLAKPAGSLAEYACGLLVCGLLAASLGLTAAQADTKQQDNADVARKDALQDTHQKVFGWVENAVMMPWGIQVKAKLDSGALTSSLDAREIETFIRSGEEWVRFRLKLEDQDSGEVFSDELERPLYRDLRVRGAGGRDERPVVLLEVCIGDTTYEEQFSLRDREEMNYPMLLGRRTISHLGLLDVRETFMHKTPICNADTPFVPHEPDD; translated from the coding sequence ATGGCAATTGCGCAATACATCGCCAAGCGTTTGAATGGCCTGGCAAAACCAGCAGGAAGCCTAGCGGAGTACGCCTGTGGGCTGCTGGTTTGTGGGCTGCTTGCGGCAAGTCTTGGGCTGACGGCTGCTCAGGCCGATACAAAGCAGCAGGATAACGCTGATGTAGCGCGCAAGGATGCCTTACAAGATACGCATCAAAAGGTGTTTGGTTGGGTAGAAAATGCCGTGATGATGCCCTGGGGAATCCAGGTGAAAGCCAAGCTTGATAGCGGCGCTCTGACCTCCTCGCTGGATGCCCGTGAGATTGAAACCTTTATCCGAAGTGGTGAGGAGTGGGTGCGCTTTCGCCTTAAGCTGGAAGACCAGGACAGTGGCGAGGTATTCAGTGATGAACTTGAGCGGCCGCTTTACCGTGACCTCAGGGTGCGTGGTGCAGGCGGGCGCGATGAGCGCCCAGTGGTACTGCTCGAAGTGTGTATTGGCGATACCACCTACGAAGAGCAGTTCAGCCTGCGCGACCGGGAAGAGATGAACTATCCCATGCTGCTAGGGCGTCGGACAATCAGCCACCTGGGGCTTCTTGATGTGCGCGAAACCTTTATGCATAAGACCCCAATCTGCAACGCGGATACCCCCTTTGTTCCCCACGAGCCGGATGACTAG
- a CDS encoding DASH family cryptochrome, producing MRSIVDIVWLHNDLRIADNPLLNFTSRPEQLLCVYVLDERWLEQAIPGQQAPRIGPPRLRFLWESLMELRGELLQRGSDLLVRIGSPAEEVAHLANHFAARSVRVSHQSGSDENRQMSAIVPLLENGTALEVVENNRLFDQTQLPFRLGALPGSFSAFRRKVEKHCEVPSAAHAPITLPPWPEAAPRGFPPLKQVCELSAGWHPDERKDVGWAGGEASGFKRLRAFVWDHNGPATYKQTRNGLLGDFFSTHLSPWLAHGCLSPRQVVQEVRAWEARNGGTESSYWIFFELLWREYFHLAAQLEQHRLFGRLGLPNADAAFVAWQEGKTGVPFIDAAMIELASTGWLSNRARQNVASFLVKDLKVDWRLGATWFEHCLMDYDVASNWGNWRYVGGVGRDPRQDRYFNVLKQASQYDPNGEYVAHWLPALAELPKGAARHQPWRAAPSHFSPPRVEPQAWQPWLIDQVTP from the coding sequence ATTCGTTCCATCGTTGATATTGTCTGGTTGCATAATGATTTACGCATTGCCGACAACCCCTTGTTAAACTTCACATCTCGCCCGGAACAACTGCTGTGCGTTTATGTACTGGATGAGCGTTGGCTTGAACAGGCTATTCCCGGCCAGCAAGCCCCACGGATTGGCCCACCGCGGCTACGTTTTCTATGGGAAAGCCTGATGGAGCTGCGCGGTGAATTGTTGCAACGTGGCAGCGATTTACTGGTACGTATTGGCTCGCCTGCCGAGGAGGTGGCGCACCTGGCCAATCATTTTGCAGCCCGTTCTGTTCGGGTTTCCCATCAGTCAGGCAGCGATGAAAACCGCCAGATGTCGGCGATTGTGCCGCTGCTGGAAAACGGCACTGCACTTGAGGTGGTCGAAAATAACCGGCTGTTTGATCAAACTCAACTTCCCTTCAGGTTAGGCGCATTACCCGGCAGCTTTTCAGCGTTCAGGCGCAAGGTTGAAAAGCACTGCGAAGTACCCTCGGCTGCCCATGCTCCTATCACTTTGCCGCCCTGGCCTGAGGCAGCACCCAGAGGTTTTCCGCCACTCAAACAGGTCTGTGAACTGTCAGCAGGCTGGCATCCTGATGAGCGTAAAGATGTAGGCTGGGCGGGAGGGGAAGCCTCTGGGTTTAAGCGCCTGCGCGCTTTTGTCTGGGATCACAATGGCCCAGCCACCTATAAGCAGACGCGTAATGGCCTCTTGGGTGACTTTTTTTCGACCCATCTTTCGCCCTGGCTGGCGCACGGTTGCCTTTCACCCCGCCAGGTCGTACAGGAAGTTCGCGCCTGGGAAGCCCGCAATGGCGGCACTGAGTCCAGCTACTGGATCTTCTTTGAGCTACTGTGGCGTGAGTACTTTCACTTGGCAGCACAGCTTGAACAGCACCGGCTGTTCGGCCGGTTAGGCCTGCCAAATGCGGACGCCGCCTTTGTTGCCTGGCAGGAAGGCAAAACCGGCGTACCCTTTATTGATGCGGCCATGATTGAGCTTGCCAGCACTGGCTGGCTATCCAACCGGGCCAGGCAGAATGTGGCCAGCTTTCTGGTCAAGGATCTGAAGGTTGATTGGCGTCTTGGCGCTACCTGGTTTGAACATTGCCTGATGGATTATGATGTGGCCTCCAATTGGGGGAACTGGCGTTATGTTGGTGGTGTCGGAAGAGACCCGCGTCAGGATCGTTACTTCAACGTGCTCAAGCAGGCCAGCCAGTATGATCCCAACGGCGAATATGTTGCGCACTGGCTACCCGCCCTGGCAGAGTTGCCTAAAGGTGCGGCCCGGCATCAGCCTTGGCGTGCAGCGCCATCGCATTTTTCACCTCCCAGGGTGGAGCCGCAAGCCTGGCAACCCTGGCTGATTGATCAAGTCACTCCATGA
- a CDS encoding Na+/H+ antiporter subunit C, which translates to MEPLMAVAIGILYATAIFMMLRRSIVKLVIGLMLLSNAANLLIFTTAGMTRGAPPLIPEGMSAPVGNVADPLPQAVVLTAIVIAFSVLAFAVVLIRRAYEVVKADDLDKMKETDT; encoded by the coding sequence ATGGAACCGCTAATGGCAGTTGCGATTGGAATACTCTATGCCACGGCTATTTTCATGATGCTCAGGCGTTCAATCGTCAAGCTGGTGATTGGGCTGATGCTGCTTTCCAACGCGGCCAACCTGCTGATTTTTACCACAGCAGGCATGACCCGAGGCGCGCCACCGTTAATACCTGAGGGGATGAGCGCCCCTGTGGGCAATGTGGCTGACCCGCTCCCTCAAGCCGTCGTATTGACCGCCATCGTGATTGCTTTCAGCGTGCTGGCGTTTGCCGTCGTACTGATCCGGCGTGCCTACGAAGTGGTCAAGGCAGATGACCTGGACAAGATGAAGGAAACTGACACGTGA
- a CDS encoding lytic murein transglycosylase, translated as MAPFTMTLRPYRPLLLGVSLVVPFTLLSACASAQPPSGQGEAPDTLVSAEPSSMLLAQNTQSSTSAQPSRSEVQDHASFDAWLADFKRDAAAQGISQRALSALDNVRYLERVVELDRYQPEFVRPIWEYLDSAVSSTRVSNGREKLAQHRQTAARMEERYGVPTEVIVAIWGIESNYGGNFGDFSALNAFATLAYDGRRSDFARSELLAALRIIDSGDIAAQDMIGSWAGAMGHTQFIPSSFEAYAKDGDGDGRRDIWGSIPDVMASTANYLARANWQPGQPWGVEVTLPADYDYAQTQRRSSAEWAAQGVRAANGSSLPAFDSAAVIVPAGAKGPAFMVGPNFRSILRYNNATSYALAVATLSDAIAGREGIQQAWPRDQVSLTRAEVRELQRGLNALGYSVGGADGILGPNTRNGLRAFQRDQGMVPDGFANQAVLERIKQR; from the coding sequence ATGGCCCCTTTCACTATGACCTTAAGGCCCTATCGCCCTTTGCTGCTGGGTGTTTCCCTGGTGGTTCCATTTACCTTGCTCTCGGCCTGCGCGTCGGCGCAGCCACCATCCGGCCAGGGGGAGGCACCTGATACGCTGGTATCGGCTGAACCATCGTCAATGCTGTTGGCGCAGAATACCCAGTCGTCAACGTCCGCACAGCCGTCTCGGTCAGAGGTGCAAGACCACGCCAGCTTCGATGCCTGGCTGGCAGACTTCAAGCGCGATGCGGCTGCCCAGGGGATCAGTCAGCGGGCGCTGTCGGCACTTGATAATGTTCGCTACCTGGAAAGGGTTGTCGAGCTTGACCGCTACCAGCCCGAGTTTGTGCGGCCCATCTGGGAGTATCTGGATAGTGCGGTTTCCAGCACCCGTGTGAGCAATGGGCGCGAAAAGCTGGCGCAGCATCGTCAGACGGCGGCACGTATGGAAGAGCGTTATGGGGTGCCTACTGAAGTGATCGTGGCTATCTGGGGGATCGAAAGTAATTATGGCGGCAACTTTGGCGACTTTTCGGCCTTAAACGCCTTTGCAACCCTGGCCTACGATGGTCGACGCAGCGATTTCGCCCGCAGTGAACTGCTGGCCGCCCTGCGGATTATCGACAGCGGTGATATCGCCGCGCAGGATATGATTGGTTCCTGGGCGGGTGCCATGGGGCATACCCAGTTTATTCCATCGAGCTTTGAAGCTTATGCCAAAGACGGCGATGGCGATGGTCGTCGTGATATCTGGGGGAGCATTCCCGATGTAATGGCCTCTACGGCCAACTACCTTGCCCGTGCCAATTGGCAGCCGGGCCAGCCCTGGGGCGTTGAGGTAACCTTGCCTGCGGATTATGACTACGCCCAGACCCAACGTCGCAGCAGTGCAGAGTGGGCAGCTCAGGGCGTGCGTGCCGCCAACGGCAGTAGCCTTCCAGCGTTTGACAGCGCGGCAGTGATCGTACCCGCCGGTGCTAAAGGGCCCGCTTTCATGGTGGGGCCAAACTTCCGTTCCATTCTGCGCTATAACAACGCCACCAGCTATGCGCTGGCAGTCGCCACCCTGAGTGATGCGATTGCTGGGCGTGAAGGCATTCAGCAGGCCTGGCCCCGGGATCAGGTGTCACTGACCCGTGCTGAGGTGCGTGAACTGCAGCGGGGGCTGAATGCACTGGGTTACAGCGTAGGCGGCGCCGATGGCATTCTGGGGCCGAATACGCGTAATGGCCTGCGTGCTTTCCAGCGTGATCAGGGCATGGTGCCGGATGGCTTTGCTAACCAAGCGGTTCTTGAGCGCATCAAACAGCGCTAA
- a CDS encoding DUF3429 domain-containing protein yields MSSSGFPAALMTRHRTAWGLGLSGLIPFIACLVVAFLGPTAWQVTAVYAFVYYAAVILSFLGGAHWGAVLQRADKARMPGDIRRLALAMLPSLIAWPSLMLSPVMGIWVLMVGFVLIWIYDLSREGRFGWPKWYLLLRSVLTVVVVLAHAGMVLRLGESAWGF; encoded by the coding sequence ATGAGTTCAAGCGGATTTCCAGCGGCGTTGATGACGCGCCATCGCACCGCCTGGGGGCTCGGGCTGTCCGGGCTTATCCCTTTTATTGCCTGCCTTGTGGTGGCCTTTCTGGGCCCGACGGCCTGGCAAGTCACAGCGGTTTATGCCTTTGTGTATTACGCAGCAGTGATTCTGTCTTTTCTGGGGGGCGCCCATTGGGGCGCTGTGTTGCAGCGCGCTGACAAGGCACGCATGCCCGGTGATATTCGCCGCCTGGCCCTGGCGATGTTGCCCAGTCTGATTGCCTGGCCGTCCTTGATGCTTAGCCCGGTGATGGGTATCTGGGTATTGATGGTTGGTTTTGTGCTGATCTGGATATACGATCTCAGCCGGGAAGGGCGCTTTGGGTGGCCCAAGTGGTACCTGCTGCTGCGTTCAGTACTCACGGTCGTGGTGGTGCTGGCCCATGCCGGTATGGTCTTGCGCCTGGGCGAGAGTGCCTGGGGTTTTTGA
- a CDS encoding Na+/H+ antiporter subunit D, with protein sequence MRPEVALPVLLPLLSGAISLLFWRSRPVQRFIGIGGNLALLVVSLWLFVGVMEEGYITLEMGGWPAPFGIVLVADVLSAVMVLMTAIIGLLMGIYSLATTGRGHEKFGYYPLMHLLLAGVAGAFLTGDIFNLYVWFEVMLVASFALMILGGERAQMEGAIKYVTLNLLASIIFLTAVGLTYGTVGTLNMADIALRLDAAEHSGMVEVLAVMYMVAFGIKAAAFPLFFWLPASYHTPPVAVSALFAALLTKVGVYSLFRVFTLVFDQSMEYLQDIMLWAAAITMVTGVLGAAAQFEFRRILSFHIVSQIGYMLLGLALYTPLAIAGGVFAVLHNMVVKTNLFLISGITHRLLGTYQLKKMGGLYRERPWLAVAFFVSAFSLAGIPPLSGFFAKFVIVRAGIEAEAYVVTGIALAVGFMTLYSMVKLWNEVFWKTLPEDNNVPEDATPGGDDGRLIKPSLGMMYFPVMMLAAATLMIGVFAEPIMQTMNLIGDQLLAPEHYIEAVLGVTPGNEAEWIDLVTAPQDGAQSEGGTP encoded by the coding sequence GTGAGGCCTGAAGTAGCACTGCCCGTTCTATTACCTCTGCTATCCGGGGCTATTTCGCTACTGTTCTGGCGCTCGCGTCCGGTGCAGCGCTTTATCGGCATTGGCGGTAATCTGGCCCTGCTGGTGGTTAGCCTCTGGCTGTTTGTCGGCGTAATGGAAGAGGGTTATATCACCCTGGAAATGGGCGGCTGGCCGGCACCTTTTGGCATTGTGCTGGTGGCCGATGTGTTGAGCGCCGTCATGGTATTGATGACGGCCATTATCGGCTTGCTGATGGGGATCTACTCACTGGCAACCACGGGGCGCGGGCATGAAAAGTTTGGCTATTACCCCTTGATGCACCTGCTGCTGGCCGGTGTGGCAGGCGCCTTTTTGACCGGTGATATCTTTAACCTTTACGTCTGGTTTGAAGTCATGCTGGTGGCTTCCTTCGCGCTTATGATTCTGGGCGGTGAGCGGGCACAGATGGAAGGCGCGATCAAATATGTGACCCTCAACCTGCTGGCTTCGATCATCTTTCTGACTGCAGTGGGCCTGACCTACGGCACTGTGGGTACGCTCAACATGGCAGATATTGCCCTACGTCTGGACGCTGCCGAGCACAGCGGCATGGTGGAAGTGCTGGCGGTGATGTATATGGTGGCCTTTGGCATCAAGGCGGCGGCCTTTCCGTTATTTTTCTGGCTGCCCGCGTCTTATCACACGCCACCGGTCGCAGTCTCTGCGCTGTTTGCTGCCTTGCTGACAAAAGTCGGGGTCTATTCACTGTTTCGGGTGTTTACCCTGGTGTTTGATCAGAGCATGGAGTACCTGCAGGACATCATGCTCTGGGCAGCGGCCATTACCATGGTCACCGGGGTGCTGGGTGCTGCGGCACAGTTCGAGTTCAGGCGTATCCTGTCGTTTCATATCGTCAGCCAGATTGGCTATATGCTGCTGGGATTAGCGCTTTATACGCCTTTAGCCATCGCCGGGGGCGTTTTTGCGGTGTTGCATAACATGGTGGTAAAAACCAACCTGTTTTTGATCAGCGGGATTACCCATCGTCTGCTGGGCACCTACCAGCTTAAAAAGATGGGTGGCCTCTACCGTGAGCGCCCCTGGTTGGCAGTGGCCTTCTTTGTTTCGGCGTTTTCGCTGGCCGGTATTCCACCGCTATCCGGGTTCTTCGCCAAGTTTGTGATTGTGCGTGCCGGGATCGAGGCAGAAGCCTATGTCGTTACCGGTATTGCCCTGGCGGTCGGCTTCATGACGCTGTATTCCATGGTCAAGCTGTGGAACGAGGTCTTCTGGAAAACCCTACCGGAAGACAATAACGTGCCGGAAGATGCAACGCCCGGCGGGGATGACGGTCGGCTGATCAAACCAAGTCTGGGGATGATGTATTTCCCGGTGATGATGCTGGCTGCAGCAACCTTGATGATAGGGGTGTTTGCCGAACCCATCATGCAGACGATGAACCTGATCGGTGATCAATTGCTGGCACCAGAACATTATATTGAAGCGGTGCTGGGGGTGACGCCTGGTAATGAAGCTGAATGGATCGACCTGGTGACGGCGCCACAGGATGGCGCGCAAAGTGAAGGGGGTACACCATGA
- a CDS encoding Na+/H+ antiporter subunit E: MTGAIWNLLLGLAWVMLSGDFSGLNLLVGLVFGYITLVLIEPQLASLKGYPARIPRIIGFVGFFLKELVQANLRVAFDVLTPPWHMRPGVIAMPLNAKTEMEITMVANLISLTPGTLSLDVSDDRKVLYIHAMFLDDEEGLRRNLKEMEHRALELFR; this comes from the coding sequence ATGACAGGGGCGATCTGGAACCTGCTGCTGGGGCTTGCCTGGGTGATGTTATCCGGTGATTTCAGCGGACTGAATCTACTGGTGGGGTTGGTGTTTGGTTATATCACCCTGGTGCTGATCGAGCCTCAGTTGGCATCCCTCAAGGGGTATCCGGCGCGCATTCCGCGGATTATAGGTTTTGTGGGCTTTTTTCTTAAAGAGCTGGTTCAGGCCAATCTGCGCGTTGCCTTTGACGTATTAACCCCGCCCTGGCATATGCGCCCCGGGGTGATTGCCATGCCGCTGAATGCCAAAACCGAGATGGAAATCACCATGGTGGCCAACCTGATTTCATTAACTCCCGGCACCCTGAGTCTGGATGTTTCCGATGACCGTAAAGTGCTGTATATCCATGCGATGTTTCTCGATGACGAGGAAGGTTTGCGTCGCAATCTCAAAGAGATGGAACACCGCGCACTGGAGCTTTTTCGCTGA
- a CDS encoding DUF2256 domain-containing protein, translated as MRRKADLPQKTCAFCQRPFAWRKKWARDWDNVRYCSERCRRTAKNSTAKNARREKETNP; from the coding sequence ATGCGACGTAAAGCTGACTTACCCCAAAAAACCTGCGCTTTCTGTCAACGCCCTTTTGCATGGCGCAAAAAATGGGCCCGCGACTGGGATAACGTGCGCTATTGCAGCGAGCGCTGCCGCAGAACGGCAAAAAACAGCACAGCCAAAAATGCGCGGCGTGAAAAGGAGACAAACCCATGA
- a CDS encoding putative monovalent cation/H+ antiporter subunit A, translating to MQLTVIAGFILAASVPLLHRWFGERTSLILALYPALLAVWLFEQMPEVLAQGNLLFEWQWVPSLGISLTFMLDGLALLFGLLISVIGVFVLIYAGVYLRNHTDLPRFHIALMAFMVSMFGLVLADDLLTLFIFWELTSITSYLLIGFNHDDLEARKSARQGLFVTVAGGLALMAGLVLLGVASGHWSLSEIRADDTDLREHALYTPLLICLLIGAFTKSAQFPFHFWLPNAMAAPTPVSAYLHSATMVKAGIYLLARLHPELGGTALWVTVLSVVGGLTMFTGAFLAIRFTNIKKLLAYSTVMALGALTMLLGIGTPAAMVAFVAFLMAHSLYKGSLFMVAGALDHSTGTKDVTAMGGLRSLMPVTSVIAFFAALSLAGVPPLLGFVGKELMFEAALGANAFHLLLVLLAFASAILTIAVAAIIALRPFYGPRLITPRVPHEAPLSMLLGPGILASLSLLLGVFPGVASELTAATVTSLTGQPSDAYLSLWHGFNLPLLMSIISLALGFVVFKRWDRLRPKLALLAPLMRYGPEAGYEALMENIARFSVWQTKVLQNGYMRNYILVMLLTLIGLLVNSILVRHSPLISFSLDVRFYEVMVVGTLAMGALFATLTRSRLGAVVSVGIMGLSIALTFIFFSAPDLGITQLLVETLTVMLLVLVLFRLPRFTSFSTTLERVRDGLIAGAMGALICLLILTAWSIDQFAPISGYMIENSAPLAYGRNIVNVILVDYRALDTLGEMFVLALAAIGVIAMLKFDHKSSQGPQAERKEPYDG from the coding sequence ATACAGCTAACCGTTATAGCAGGGTTTATCCTGGCAGCATCGGTACCTTTGCTGCATCGTTGGTTCGGTGAACGTACCAGCCTGATACTTGCCCTCTATCCGGCGCTATTGGCCGTCTGGTTATTTGAGCAGATGCCAGAGGTGCTGGCGCAAGGCAATCTGCTTTTCGAGTGGCAATGGGTGCCGTCCCTGGGCATCAGCCTGACCTTCATGCTCGATGGCCTGGCGTTGCTGTTTGGCTTGCTGATCAGCGTGATTGGCGTTTTCGTGCTGATCTATGCGGGAGTCTATCTCAGGAATCATACAGATCTGCCGCGTTTTCATATTGCCCTGATGGCCTTCATGGTGTCGATGTTCGGGCTGGTGCTGGCAGATGATTTACTGACGCTGTTCATTTTCTGGGAGCTGACCAGCATTACGTCCTATTTGCTGATCGGCTTCAATCACGATGATCTGGAAGCGCGCAAGTCGGCTCGCCAGGGCTTGTTTGTAACCGTGGCAGGGGGCCTGGCGTTAATGGCTGGCCTGGTGCTGTTGGGCGTTGCCAGTGGTCACTGGTCGCTTTCAGAGATACGTGCTGATGATACCGACCTGCGTGAACACGCTCTGTATACGCCGCTTTTAATCTGTCTTCTGATCGGTGCCTTTACCAAGTCAGCCCAGTTTCCGTTTCACTTCTGGTTGCCTAATGCCATGGCGGCCCCTACGCCCGTATCGGCTTACCTGCATTCAGCCACTATGGTAAAGGCCGGCATCTATCTGTTGGCCCGCCTCCATCCTGAGCTTGGTGGCACTGCCCTGTGGGTGACCGTGCTTTCCGTTGTTGGTGGCCTGACCATGTTCACCGGCGCTTTTCTGGCCATCCGTTTTACCAATATCAAAAAGCTGCTGGCGTATTCAACCGTGATGGCGCTGGGTGCGCTGACCATGCTGTTGGGGATTGGTACGCCTGCCGCCATGGTGGCGTTTGTGGCCTTCCTAATGGCTCACTCGCTCTACAAGGGGTCTCTGTTCATGGTGGCAGGTGCCCTAGATCACTCCACCGGCACCAAGGACGTTACCGCCATGGGCGGGTTGCGCTCATTAATGCCGGTGACCAGTGTGATTGCGTTTTTTGCCGCTCTTTCCCTGGCAGGTGTGCCCCCGCTGCTGGGCTTTGTCGGTAAGGAGCTGATGTTTGAGGCGGCCTTGGGGGCCAACGCCTTCCATTTGCTGTTGGTGCTGCTGGCGTTTGCTTCTGCGATTCTTACCATCGCCGTGGCGGCCATCATTGCGTTGCGTCCTTTCTACGGGCCGCGCTTGATCACTCCTCGGGTGCCGCATGAAGCACCGCTGAGCATGCTGCTTGGCCCTGGAATACTGGCGTCACTTTCCCTGCTGCTGGGTGTTTTTCCAGGCGTTGCCTCGGAGTTGACGGCGGCAACGGTTACCTCACTGACAGGCCAGCCTTCAGACGCCTATCTTTCCTTGTGGCACGGTTTTAATCTGCCATTGTTGATGTCGATCATCAGCCTGGCGCTGGGTTTTGTGGTCTTCAAGCGCTGGGATCGCCTCAGGCCCAAGCTGGCACTGCTGGCCCCCTTGATGCGCTATGGGCCGGAAGCGGGTTACGAAGCGTTGATGGAAAATATTGCCCGGTTTTCCGTCTGGCAGACCAAGGTGCTGCAGAACGGCTATATGCGTAACTACATTCTGGTCATGTTGCTGACTCTGATTGGCCTGCTGGTCAATTCGATTCTGGTGCGCCATTCACCGCTTATCAGCTTTTCACTGGATGTGCGCTTTTACGAGGTGATGGTGGTGGGTACCCTGGCAATGGGGGCGCTGTTTGCCACCTTGACCCGTTCACGCCTGGGCGCTGTGGTCTCGGTGGGCATTATGGGGCTTTCGATTGCGCTGACGTTTATCTTTTTCAGCGCGCCGGATCTGGGCATCACCCAGCTATTGGTGGAAACCCTGACCGTGATGTTGCTGGTGCTGGTGCTGTTTCGTTTGCCGCGTTTTACCAGCTTTTCGACAACTCTGGAACGCGTCCGCGATGGCCTGATTGCCGGTGCCATGGGCGCACTTATCTGTCTGTTGATCCTGACCGCCTGGAGCATTGATCAATTTGCGCCCATCTCAGGGTATATGATCGAAAACAGCGCTCCTCTCGCCTATGGGCGCAATATCGTCAACGTCATCCTGGTGGATTATCGTGCCCTGGATACGCTGGGTGAAATGTTTGTGCTGGCGCTGGCGGCCATCGGGGTGATCGCCATGCTGAAGTTTGACCATAAAAGCAGCCAAGGCCCCCAGGCTGAGCGCAAGGAGCCCTACGATGGTTAA
- a CDS encoding Na+/H+ antiporter subunit B, whose product MVKSGTVILNTAARFLMPLQLLFSVFLLLRGHDEPGGGFIAGLVAAGAFTLYMFAFGVSATRGVLRMIDPRDLIGVGLLLGMVSIVPAWFVGEAFMTAQWWTIPVVDFKASTPLIFDIGVYLAVLGAVTGMVMSLMEVDKDEP is encoded by the coding sequence ATGGTTAAATCCGGCACGGTGATTCTCAATACTGCCGCGCGGTTTCTGATGCCGTTGCAGCTGTTATTTTCAGTCTTTCTGCTGCTGCGCGGTCATGATGAACCGGGCGGTGGCTTTATTGCTGGCCTGGTGGCTGCCGGGGCTTTCACGCTTTATATGTTTGCCTTCGGCGTGAGTGCAACGCGAGGCGTATTGCGCATGATAGACCCCCGAGACCTGATTGGCGTAGGGCTTTTATTGGGCATGGTCTCCATCGTGCCAGCCTGGTTTGTCGGTGAAGCTTTCATGACGGCGCAGTGGTGGACGATTCCCGTGGTTGATTTCAAGGCATCCACGCCGCTGATTTTTGACATTGGCGTTTATCTTGCTGTGCTGGGGGCTGTTACAGGTATGGTCATGTCGTTGATGGAGGTGGATAAAGATGAGCCATAA
- a CDS encoding cation:proton antiporter: MNHVYLIGQVIMSLALVLAFVRVVRGPSLPDRVVALELFTTTIVGMVGLHAIKSGVPSFLDAAIVIALMGFLAAIGFARFLERGGPRDD; the protein is encoded by the coding sequence ATGAATCATGTGTATCTTATTGGTCAGGTGATCATGAGCCTGGCATTGGTGTTAGCTTTTGTGCGCGTGGTGCGTGGGCCAAGCCTGCCAGACAGAGTGGTGGCGCTGGAGCTGTTTACAACCACCATCGTAGGAATGGTGGGGTTGCATGCCATCAAGTCAGGCGTGCCCAGCTTTCTTGATGCGGCGATTGTCATTGCCCTGATGGGGTTTCTGGCGGCAATTGGTTTTGCCCGTTTTCTGGAACGCGGAGGGCCAAGGGATGATTGA
- the mnhG gene encoding monovalent cation/H(+) antiporter subunit G gives MIDFIKGTFIIAGSLFMLLAAIGILRLPDLLTRMHATTKASALGVMLIMLAAAMHFAETSIAARALAIVVFILMTAPVAAHVIGRAGYFVGSKLWSGTVKDELRPNYDPLTHELKSGMETQENAKRQPRDTDPD, from the coding sequence ATGATTGATTTTATCAAGGGAACTTTCATTATTGCCGGGTCATTGTTCATGTTGCTGGCGGCGATTGGCATTCTGCGCCTGCCGGATCTGCTCACCCGTATGCACGCCACTACCAAGGCGTCAGCACTGGGTGTCATGTTGATCATGCTGGCAGCAGCCATGCATTTTGCCGAGACCAGCATTGCGGCCAGGGCATTGGCGATCGTTGTGTTTATCCTGATGACTGCACCGGTAGCGGCGCATGTCATAGGGCGGGCCGGGTATTTTGTAGGTTCCAAGTTATGGAGTGGTACCGTCAAGGACGAACTGCGCCCCAACTATGATCCGCTCACCCATGAGTTGAAAAGCGGTATGGAAACCCAAGAAAATGCCAAACGCCAGCCTCGCGATACCGACCCTGACTGA